A region of Trichoplusia ni isolate ovarian cell line Hi5 chromosome 21, tn1, whole genome shotgun sequence DNA encodes the following proteins:
- the LOC113504194 gene encoding cuticle protein 1-like — protein sequence MFAKLLVFFALVAVALAREYPAGVHPAVCPDYPFCAADALARHTPDGMPIPQWGYNPAIAPAAHGAVPAAPRYPAGLPPALCPNYPYCW from the exons TTGGTGTTCTTCGCCCTGGTCGCGGTAGCCCTCGCTCGGGAGTACCCGGCCGGCGTGCACCCCGCCGTATGCCCTGACTACCCGTTCTGCGCGGCCGACGCTCTCGCGCGCCACACTCCCGACGGCATGCCCATCCCTCAATGGGGATACAACCCCGCTATTGCCCCCGCTGCTCATGG AGCCGTGCCTGCCGCCCCCCGCTACCCCGCCGGCCTTCCCCCCGCGCTCTGCCCCAACTACCCCTACTGCTGGTGA